In Tsukamurella tyrosinosolvens, the genomic window GCCGCGGCCGCGTCCTCGGCCGCAGCCTCCCGGGCGCGATGCCGATCCGAATCGTCCGATTCCCCGTCGCCCAGCAGGAACAGCCCGGAATCCTCCGCGCCCATGTAATTCGCGAGCCCGTCGACCAGCTGGGCGTTCATGCCGTCGAGGTAGCCGTGCTTGCGGTAGGTGGATTCGCCGACGGCGCCGATCGGGAAGAAGTACAGACGCTTCGGCGCCGCGAGCTCGGCGCCGGAATTCGTGTCGTCGTACGCCCAGTCGCGGGTGAAGACGCGGTCGACCCAGCCCTTGAGTGGGCCGGGCAGGCCCCACCAGTACACCGGGAAGACGACCGCGATCGCGTCGAACTCCTCCAGGCGGAGCTGCTCGGCCCGCACGTCGGCGGGGACGGCGGTGCGGTCGCGGTACGCCGCGTGGTCGGCCGAACCGAACGTCGGGTCGAAGCCCGCGGCGAGGACGTCGTGCCGCTCGACCTCGGTGTACCCGCCGCGGAGCAGGCCCCGGGCGACGGCGGCGGCGGTGGAGGCGGTGGCGGAGTCGGCATCGGGATGGGCGGTCACCACGACCGCGCGGAGCTGCTGGTGATTCGTCATACTGAGAGCATGAACTCTGACACCAGTGTCATGGTCAAGCCCGGGCTGCGGATGCGTGACCTGTGCGCCCGCACGGGTGCCACGCCGCGCATGATCCGGCACTACGAGAAGACGGGGATCCTCGCGCCGGGGCGCGAATCCAACGGCTACCGGGTGTTCACCGAGCAGGACGTGCGCACCGTCGCCGATGCGCGCTGTCTCATCGAGGCCGGGCTGTCGGCCACGGAGACGGCGGAACTGGTGGGCATCGTCTGCGGCGAGGGCGACGCCCCGCCGGAGGAGCTGGACGCCGCGTTGGTGCGGATAGGCGAGCGGCGTGCCGTGCTCGACGAGCGGATCGCGCAGCTCGTCGCCGCGAAGGAGAAGCTCGACGAGCTCCGCGACTACGTCCACGACATCCGCGGTGTCACCAGATGACGGCGAGCCCCGCGGCGGTCAGCGACAGCAGGCCCGCGGCGTAGAACATCCCGCGCGGCACGGCCTCGCCGGTCCGCTTCTGCCGCGCGCTGCCCATGCCGAGCAGGCCACCGAGGACGAGCAGGATGACGAGCTTGATGCCGATCTTGGGGTAGTTCAACTCGATCCCCGCGGGCCACGGCGCGGCGAGCGCGAGGCCCGTGACGAGCGAGACCAGCAGGCCGTAGTCCATGACTCGCTCGAACCGGAACCGGCCCGCGGCCGCCGAGGCGACCCAGCCGCCGAACGTGACGGCGAAGCCCACGATGTGCACCAGAACTATTACGTTGCGTAGTACTTCCATGGTCCGAGCGTAGCGAACCGGACGAATCGTGCACCCGTTACGGCGATTCGAGGGGTTCCCCTCGTCGGCGGACGGGGCTACGGTCGAGGACATGGGTGCGATCGTCATCGTCGGAGCAGGACTGGCGGCCGCGAAAGCGGCCGAGGCGCTACGGGATCTGGGCCACGACGGCCCGATCACTCTGATCGGCGCGGAATCCCATCCGCCGTACGAGCGACCCCCGCTGTCCAAGGACTACCTGCAGGGCAAGGCCGAGCGCGACAGCGTCTTCACCTTCGACGCCGCCTGGTACGCGGATCACGACGTGACCGTGCGGACCGGCGTCCGCGCGACGTCCCTCGACCGGGAGGCGCGCGCCGTCGGCCTCGACACGGGCGAATCGCTGCCCTACGACGACCTGCTGCTGGCCACCGGATCCCGAGCCCGGCCGCTGCCCGGGGCCGACGGGGTGCGCTACCTGCGCACCCTCGACGACAGCGACGCCCTGCGGGCCGTCTTCGACAAGGGCGGTCGCCTCGGCGTCGTCGGCGGCGGCTGGATCGGGCTCGAGGCGGCGGCCGCTGCCCGCGGGGCCGGCCTGGAGGTCACTGTCGTCGAGCCCGCCGAGCAGCCGCTCCTCGGCGCCCTCGGTCCCGAGCTCGGCAAGGTCTTCGCCGACCTGCACCGCAGCCACGGCGTCGACCTGCGCACCGGCACCGGCGTGCGGGCCGTCGAGCCCGGCGGCCGGGGACTGGTGCTCGAGGACGGGACCACGATCGAGACCGACGCCGTGCTCGTCGGGATCGGGGCGATGCCGAACATCGAGCTCGCCGAGGCCGCCGGCCTGGAGACCGCCGAGGGCGGCGTGGCCGTCGACGCCGGTCTGCGCACCTCCGACCCGCACGTCTTCGCCGTCGGCGACATCGCCGCCGCCGAGAACCCGACGATCGGCCGACGCGTCCGCGTCGAGCACTGGGCCAACGCCCTCAACCAGCCGCGCGTCGCCGCCGCCAACATGCTCGGCGGATCCGAGGTCTACGACCGCCTCCCGTACTTCTTCACCGACCAGTACCAGCTCGGCATGGAGTACCTCGGCCTGTCGACGGGGTACGACGACGTGGTGATCCGCGGCGACGTGGACGCCCTCGAGTTCGTCGCCTTCTGGCTGGCCGAAGGGCGCGTTCTGGCCGGTATGAACGTGAACGTGTGGGACGTGGGCGATGATGTGCGTGCGCTGATCACGTCCCGCCGGGTGGTCGACGCCGCTCGTCTCGCCGATCCCGGCGTACCGCTCGCGGAGGTCTAGTACGCATGATGCCCCGACGGTCGGCGCGGGTCGCCGGCACGATAGCCGCCGCCCTCGTCACCGTCGCGCTGGTCTCCGCCCCGTCGGCGACCGCGGCACCGTCGCCCTACTGCGGCACCGCGCTGACGCCCGCGGAGAACAAGCGCATCATCGCGCTCTCCGATCTGGCCGCACTCCCGACGGTGCCGACCTTCGCCAGTCTCGATGACCTCACGGTGCGGCAGCGCGCCATCGCCGACATCCTCGGCGCCCATCGCGATCGGCGCGGCCTGTTCGGCGTCGGCATGGACGGCGTCATCCGCGACGCCGTCACCCCGACGCAGCGCAACGAGGCCGGTCTCGACGACCCCCGGTACACCAAGTCGCTCTCCATCGACCTGGTGAGCCGCTACCTGCGGGCCGTCCACGCGCAGTGGACCGGCGGCGCCGTGCCGCAGTGGTGGGGCAACTACTTCCGGCTGGCCGCGCGGTGCGAGCTGCCGCCCGGGCGGGTGGCGATGGCGGGCTACAACGCGCACATCACCGTGGACCTCGCGTACACCGTCGCGCACACCCGCAGCACCCCGTCGAACGCGCTCGACTTCTACCGCATCGTCGACTCGATCGCGAAGAACGGCAACGTGATCCCGGAGCGGAGCAAGCGGATCTACGGCGCCGACCTGTGGGGCCTGTGGACCTTCTACTTCTTCGGCCAGGGGCTCGATCGCCTCGTCGGCGCGGGCGTCGCGTCGAACCTGATGCTCCGCGCCGCCGACGACGGCTACAACACCCTCACCTTCGCCAACGGCCTCGCGCTGCAGAACCCCGGCGTGCGCCCGGTGACCGAGGGGGAGATCCTCGCGCTGTGGCAGACGGGCGAGATCGCCTTCGACGTCCTCTCCGGGCTCGGCGGCCTCGGCACCCCGGTCGCGCCGGCGCCGAACCCGCGACCCGCCCCGACCCCGACGTCCCGCCCCGTGCCCGCCCCGGTGCTCGCCGCGACGGGACGCTGAACGCCGGGGTGCGATAGTGCTGGGGTGACCTTCGAGGAACTCGTGAAGTACAACGCCTCCCTGCCGTTCAACCGGTGGGCCGGTATCGAGGTGCTCAGCGCCGATCTGGAGGAGGTCGTGCTGCGGCTCGAGCGCCGCGACGACCTGTGCCAGAACGTCGGCGGCCTGCACGCCGCGCTCATCGCGGGCGTCCTCGAGAACGCCTGCGGCTACGCCCTCGCCATGCACCCCGGCGCCGGCGGCCTCGTCACCCAGATGGACACGCAGTTCCTGCGCCCCGCGCAGGGCGAGGCCTTCCTCGCCGTCGGCCGGGTGGTCAAGCCCGGCAGCAAGCAGAGCTTCTCCGAGGCCGATTTCTTCGTCGAGGTCGACGGTGCGCGCGGGCCCCGGTTCGCCACGGCGCGCGCGCTCGTCGTTCCCTCCTAGCCGCTCAGGAGCGGCGCCGGAAGCGGCGCACCGCCCGGTAGACGCCGTACAGCACCAGCAGCACCGCGGCCCACGGCAGCACCGCGCCCACGATCACCAGCAACCACCGCCCGGCACCGAGCAGCGCGTCCCAGCCGTCCCGCAGCCCGCCCGTGAACCCGGACCGGTCGACGGTCACCGTCGGCTTCTCGACCGTCACCGTCACCGTCGAGAGCGACACCTGGTCCTCGATCGACGCGCGCCGCGACTGCAGCGTCTCCAGCTCCTGCTGGCGCGAGGTCAGCGCGGACTCGGCCGCGATCACCTGATCGGTGGTGTCGGCCCTCGCGAGAATCGCCGTCAGCCGGTCGACGGAGACCTGCGTCGCGCGGATCCGCGCCTCGAGGTCCACGACAGTGCCGGTCACATCCTCGTGCTCGAGCCGGACGGAGCCGACCTCGCCGAGGCCGCCGACCTTCTCCACCAGCTCGTTCACCTTCTCGTTCGGCACGCGGAGCGTCAGTGTCGCCCGGGCCTTCTCGCCGCCCGTCTCGGTGCGCGCGTCGACGCGGCCGCCGAGGCGTTCCGCGGTCGCGGCCAGCTCCGTGGCCACCGACGCCGGGTCCGCGTTCGTCACCTCGACGGTGCCGGTGGTGATCACCTGCCGGTTCGTCGGCGCGGTCATCGGGGTCGACGGTGCGTTCGGCGCCGTCGTGGGCGCCGTCTTCGGGGCGGGGGCGACCATCGGCGCGGCGCCCGTGATGGGCGCGGACTCCGCGGCGCCTCGGCCCCCGGTCTGGGGAGCGGAGGCGTAGGACGGCGAGGACTCGCTGGTGCTGCTCTGGAGCTGGGTCGCGACGACGCCGCCGCCCACGGCCACGACCGCGACGGCGGCTGCCGCGGCGATACCCATCGTCCGGTGCCTGCGCCGCCGACGCCGCGCCTGCAGGTCGTCGCCGACCTCGGTCATCACCGCGGAGTGCATCGCGGCGAGCCGGTCGTCGGTGAGGATGTCGTCGGGGGTGATCCGGGTGGTCATGACTGCTCCCTCAGGGTGCTCAGGTCGGCGCGCAGGCGGCCGCGCAGCCGGGAGACGCGGTTGCGCACGGCGGCGTGGGTCACGCCCACCTCGGCGGCGGCCCGCTCGTACGTCTGTTCGTCCTCCACGCACAGGCGGTAGAGGCGCTGGTCGGTGGGCGACAGTGCGTCCACCGCGGCGGCGATGAGCGCGCGGATCTCCGCGGCGAGCACCTCGTCCTCGGGCGATGGTGCCGCGCCGGGCGGTTCGGCGTCGTCGAGCGGCGCCGCTCTGTCGCGGACCGCCGAGAGGCGCCTGCCCGCGTTGAGCGCGGTGTACCGCGCGGTGGTCAGCAGCCACGGGAGCACCGACTCGTCGACGATCCGCACCGCGTCGATGCGGCGCCAGAGGGTGAGGAAGGTGTCCTGGGCGACTTCCTGCGCGGCGTCGGCGTCGCGCAGGACGGTGTACGCCTGCCAGTAGACGGGGCGCACGTGGCGGTCGTGGATCGCCGCGAACGCCGAGCCGTCGCCGCCCGCGGCGCGGGCGAGGAGGGTCCGGTCC contains:
- a CDS encoding NAD(P)H-dependent oxidoreductase; this encodes MTNHQQLRAVVVTAHPDADSATASTAAAVARGLLRGGYTEVERHDVLAAGFDPTFGSADHAAYRDRTAVPADVRAEQLRLEEFDAIAVVFPVYWWGLPGPLKGWVDRVFTRDWAYDDTNSGAELAAPKRLYFFPIGAVGESTYRKHGYLDGMNAQLVDGLANYMGAEDSGLFLLGDGESDDSDRHRAREAAAEDAAAAVAARIVDGAAA
- a CDS encoding MerR family transcriptional regulator — encoded protein: MNSDTSVMVKPGLRMRDLCARTGATPRMIRHYEKTGILAPGRESNGYRVFTEQDVRTVADARCLIEAGLSATETAELVGIVCGEGDAPPEELDAALVRIGERRAVLDERIAQLVAAKEKLDELRDYVHDIRGVTR
- a CDS encoding Fe-S protein is translated as MEVLRNVIVLVHIVGFAVTFGGWVASAAAGRFRFERVMDYGLLVSLVTGLALAAPWPAGIELNYPKIGIKLVILLVLGGLLGMGSARQKRTGEAVPRGMFYAAGLLSLTAAGLAVIW
- a CDS encoding NAD(P)/FAD-dependent oxidoreductase — encoded protein: MGAIVIVGAGLAAAKAAEALRDLGHDGPITLIGAESHPPYERPPLSKDYLQGKAERDSVFTFDAAWYADHDVTVRTGVRATSLDREARAVGLDTGESLPYDDLLLATGSRARPLPGADGVRYLRTLDDSDALRAVFDKGGRLGVVGGGWIGLEAAAAARGAGLEVTVVEPAEQPLLGALGPELGKVFADLHRSHGVDLRTGTGVRAVEPGGRGLVLEDGTTIETDAVLVGIGAMPNIELAEAAGLETAEGGVAVDAGLRTSDPHVFAVGDIAAAENPTIGRRVRVEHWANALNQPRVAAANMLGGSEVYDRLPYFFTDQYQLGMEYLGLSTGYDDVVIRGDVDALEFVAFWLAEGRVLAGMNVNVWDVGDDVRALITSRRVVDAARLADPGVPLAEV
- a CDS encoding DUF5995 family protein, with amino-acid sequence MMPRRSARVAGTIAAALVTVALVSAPSATAAPSPYCGTALTPAENKRIIALSDLAALPTVPTFASLDDLTVRQRAIADILGAHRDRRGLFGVGMDGVIRDAVTPTQRNEAGLDDPRYTKSLSIDLVSRYLRAVHAQWTGGAVPQWWGNYFRLAARCELPPGRVAMAGYNAHITVDLAYTVAHTRSTPSNALDFYRIVDSIAKNGNVIPERSKRIYGADLWGLWTFYFFGQGLDRLVGAGVASNLMLRAADDGYNTLTFANGLALQNPGVRPVTEGEILALWQTGEIAFDVLSGLGGLGTPVAPAPNPRPAPTPTSRPVPAPVLAATGR
- a CDS encoding PaaI family thioesterase; protein product: MTFEELVKYNASLPFNRWAGIEVLSADLEEVVLRLERRDDLCQNVGGLHAALIAGVLENACGYALAMHPGAGGLVTQMDTQFLRPAQGEAFLAVGRVVKPGSKQSFSEADFFVEVDGARGPRFATARALVVPS
- a CDS encoding DUF4349 domain-containing protein, translated to MTTRITPDDILTDDRLAAMHSAVMTEVGDDLQARRRRRRHRTMGIAAAAAVAVVAVGGGVVATQLQSSTSESSPSYASAPQTGGRGAAESAPITGAAPMVAPAPKTAPTTAPNAPSTPMTAPTNRQVITTGTVEVTNADPASVATELAATAERLGGRVDARTETGGEKARATLTLRVPNEKVNELVEKVGGLGEVGSVRLEHEDVTGTVVDLEARIRATQVSVDRLTAILARADTTDQVIAAESALTSRQQELETLQSRRASIEDQVSLSTVTVTVEKPTVTVDRSGFTGGLRDGWDALLGAGRWLLVIVGAVLPWAAVLLVLYGVYRAVRRFRRRS
- a CDS encoding RNA polymerase sigma factor translates to MRTDESADRTLLARAAGGDGSAFAAIHDRHVRPVYWQAYTVLRDADAAQEVAQDTFLTLWRRIDAVRIVDESVLPWLLTTARYTALNAGRRLSAVRDRAAPLDDAEPPGAAPSPEDEVLAAEIRALIAAAVDALSPTDQRLYRLCVEDEQTYERAAAEVGVTHAAVRNRVSRLRGRLRADLSTLREQS